A genomic segment from Frateuria edaphi encodes:
- a CDS encoding DUF883 family protein, with the protein MNPIQSSSTPRDPGLNPAVPNPSMAASDATDPLLADTGTSKGHARIDQGAERVKQATSDAVARTKQAVDTTADKVEAGVHRATDKAASAAHRANDKAADLSERGRQLRDETMDRAELWMEQAREYVREKPMQSVAIAVGAGWLLGRLLRR; encoded by the coding sequence ATGAACCCGATCCAAAGCTCGTCCACCCCGCGCGATCCCGGTCTGAACCCGGCCGTGCCGAATCCTTCCATGGCCGCCTCCGACGCGACCGATCCGCTGCTGGCGGACACGGGCACCTCGAAGGGGCACGCCCGCATCGACCAGGGCGCCGAGCGCGTCAAGCAGGCCACCTCCGATGCGGTGGCGCGCACCAAGCAGGCGGTCGACACCACCGCCGACAAGGTCGAGGCGGGCGTGCATCGGGCGACCGACAAGGCCGCCAGCGCTGCCCACCGGGCCAACGACAAGGCGGCGGATCTCAGCGAGCGTGGCCGCCAGCTGCGTGACGAAACCATGGACAGGGCTGAGCTCTGGATGGAGCAGGCGCGCGAGTACGTGCGCGAGAAGCCGATGCAGTCGGTCGCCATCGCGGTCGGCGCCGGCTGGCTGCTCGGCCGCCTCCTGCGGCGCTGA
- a CDS encoding DUF1328 domain-containing protein, translating into MLHYAIVFLVIAIIAAILGFGGIAGAAAGIAKILFVIFLILAIIAFFRRAS; encoded by the coding sequence ATGCTGCATTACGCCATCGTCTTTCTGGTCATCGCGATCATTGCTGCCATCCTCGGTTTCGGCGGCATCGCCGGCGCCGCCGCGGGCATCGCGAAAATCCTGTTCGTCATCTTCCTGATCCTCGCGATCATTGCCTTCTTCCGCCGCGCCAGTTGA
- a CDS encoding ABC transporter ATP-binding protein, producing MPQAEQTTTTEGGAAEAAPPSGVLAELGGLGRAIKELFGAQLELLSAEVGLARSALSWMLLAGLAATVAGVGLGLTLLALVGVLLAKWFASWIWALVALAVLQLVFVLAAILFFRRCMHWMSLPATRTEWGAMMRETRARARHRVEREDAA from the coding sequence ATGCCACAGGCCGAACAAACCACCACCACCGAGGGCGGTGCCGCCGAGGCGGCACCGCCCTCGGGCGTGCTCGCCGAACTGGGCGGGCTCGGCCGCGCCATCAAGGAGCTGTTCGGCGCCCAGCTGGAACTGCTGTCGGCCGAAGTCGGACTGGCGCGCAGCGCGCTTTCGTGGATGCTGCTGGCTGGCCTGGCCGCGACCGTCGCTGGCGTCGGCCTGGGCCTGACCCTGCTGGCGCTGGTCGGCGTGCTGCTGGCCAAGTGGTTTGCGTCCTGGATCTGGGCGCTGGTCGCGCTCGCGGTGCTGCAGCTGGTATTCGTGCTGGCCGCGATCCTGTTCTTCCGTCGCTGCATGCACTGGATGAGCCTGCCCGCCACGCGCACCGAATGGGGAGCGATGATGCGTGAGACGCGGGCCCGGGCCCGCCACCGGGTGGAACGGGAGGACGCGGCATGA
- a CDS encoding PQQ-dependent sugar dehydrogenase, translated as MRLPFLLLLALSAAPAWATPALDRLTLPKGFHIAVYSDQVPQARELAVGAKGTVFVGSMDAGKVYALTDADHDGRAEKVRVVASGLQLPVGVAFHRGDLYVSAVSRILVLRDIENHLDHPPAPELVYGKFPTETHHGWKFIAFGPDGKLYVPIGAPCNLCDKDKAYAKLTRMNPDGSGLTDVAYGIRNTVGFDWRPSTGKLWFTDNGRDLLGDDVPSDELNRVDHLGQHFGYPYCHQGDIADPEFGKGHPCKDYAPPVLKLGAHVASLGLRFYTGTQFPARYQGAIFVAEHGSWNRTKKSGYRVMSVRLDGGKIASYEPFITGFEQDEQAWGRPVDVQPLPDGSLLVSDDLAGAVYRVTYRR; from the coding sequence ATGCGTCTGCCCTTCCTGCTCTTGCTGGCCCTGTCCGCCGCACCCGCCTGGGCCACCCCGGCACTGGACCGGCTGACCCTGCCCAAGGGCTTCCATATCGCCGTCTATTCCGACCAGGTTCCGCAGGCACGCGAGCTGGCGGTGGGCGCCAAGGGCACCGTGTTCGTCGGTTCGATGGACGCCGGCAAGGTCTATGCGCTGACCGATGCCGACCACGACGGTCGCGCGGAAAAGGTGCGCGTCGTCGCCAGCGGATTGCAGCTGCCGGTCGGCGTGGCCTTCCACAGGGGCGACCTGTACGTCTCGGCGGTAAGCCGCATCCTGGTGTTGCGCGACATCGAAAACCACCTGGACCACCCACCCGCGCCCGAACTGGTCTACGGCAAGTTCCCTACCGAAACGCACCACGGCTGGAAGTTCATCGCCTTCGGTCCCGACGGCAAGCTGTACGTGCCGATCGGCGCGCCCTGCAACCTGTGCGACAAGGACAAGGCCTACGCCAAGCTCACCCGCATGAATCCGGACGGCAGCGGCCTCACCGACGTCGCCTACGGCATCCGCAACACGGTCGGCTTCGACTGGCGGCCGTCCACCGGCAAGCTGTGGTTCACCGACAACGGTCGCGACCTGCTCGGCGACGACGTGCCCAGCGACGAGCTCAATCGCGTCGACCACCTCGGCCAGCATTTCGGTTATCCGTACTGCCACCAGGGGGACATCGCCGATCCGGAATTCGGCAAGGGCCATCCCTGCAAGGACTACGCGCCGCCGGTGCTCAAGCTGGGCGCGCACGTGGCCTCGCTGGGGCTGCGCTTCTACACCGGCACGCAGTTCCCGGCGCGTTACCAGGGGGCGATCTTCGTCGCCGAGCATGGTTCGTGGAACCGCACGAAGAAGTCGGGCTATCGCGTGATGAGCGTGCGGCTGGATGGCGGCAAGATCGCGTCCTACGAACCCTTCATCACCGGGTTCGAGCAGGACGAGCAGGCGTGGGGCCGGCCGGTGGATGTGCAGCCGTTGCCCGATGGCAGTTTGCTGGTGAGCGACGACCTGGCCGGAGCGGTGTACCGCGTGACGTACCGGCGCTGA
- a CDS encoding lysophospholipid acyltransferase family protein, translating into MDTALTPDRDPWRPLRYLWRVPLLLLHILLGILLCAGILSWNRHRVMVDGREPFAHRMIRWWSTMLMRIFGLRSVRVGKPLPDPVLFVANHTSWIDIELLHSQRAACFVAKAEIARWPLVGWMAATGGTIFHRRGSNHSLAAVMQAMVERLRGHRSVAVFPEGGTGHNGVLKVFHARIFQAGLDAQVPVQPVALRFARNGKRVVDAGFREGENFMGNLLRMLGEAPLDAEVHFLAPVPAMPEARRRMADLSRERTGAALEDAHA; encoded by the coding sequence ATGGACACCGCCCTGACTCCAGACCGCGATCCCTGGCGCCCTCTGCGCTACCTGTGGCGGGTGCCGCTGCTGCTGCTGCACATCCTGCTGGGCATCCTGCTGTGCGCGGGCATCCTCAGCTGGAACCGCCACCGGGTGATGGTCGACGGCCGCGAGCCGTTCGCGCACCGCATGATCCGCTGGTGGTCGACCATGCTGATGCGCATCTTCGGCCTGCGCTCGGTGCGCGTCGGCAAGCCGCTGCCCGACCCGGTGCTGTTCGTCGCCAACCACACCTCGTGGATCGACATCGAGCTGCTGCATAGCCAGCGCGCCGCCTGCTTCGTCGCCAAGGCCGAGATCGCGCGCTGGCCGCTGGTCGGCTGGATGGCCGCGACCGGCGGCACGATCTTCCACCGGCGCGGCAGCAACCATTCGCTGGCGGCGGTGATGCAGGCGATGGTCGAGCGCCTGCGCGGCCACCGCTCGGTGGCCGTGTTTCCCGAGGGAGGCACCGGCCACAACGGCGTGCTCAAGGTGTTCCACGCGCGCATCTTCCAGGCCGGGCTGGACGCCCAGGTGCCGGTGCAGCCGGTGGCGCTGCGCTTCGCGCGCAACGGCAAGCGGGTGGTCGACGCCGGCTTCCGCGAGGGCGAGAACTTCATGGGCAACCTCCTGCGCATGCTGGGCGAGGCGCCGCTGGACGCCGAAGTGCATTTCCTTGCGCCCGTGCCGGCGATGCCCGAGGCGCGCCGGCGCATGGCCGACCTCTCGCGCGAGCGCACCGGCGCGGCCCTGGAAGACGCGCACGCATGA
- a CDS encoding YbhB/YbcL family Raf kinase inhibitor-like protein: MQLRSNDFQDGEPIPPACAFGKPGDPIALSDNRNPHLAWRDAPPGTRSFVLTCIDGDAPSRGDDVNKEGRTVSADLPRTDFVHWLMADIPAECGELGNGSCSDGVTPRGKRTPAGPPGSVQGANDYGGWFASDPDMAGTYLGYDGPCPPWNDARVHRYRFELHALDIPGLGLSPGFGVGQLRQAIDGHVLARAGLTGTYAINPHAK, from the coding sequence ATGCAACTACGCAGCAACGACTTCCAGGATGGCGAGCCGATTCCGCCCGCGTGCGCCTTCGGCAAGCCGGGCGACCCGATCGCCCTGTCCGACAACCGCAACCCGCACCTGGCCTGGCGCGACGCCCCGCCCGGCACGCGCTCGTTCGTGCTCACCTGCATCGATGGCGACGCGCCCAGCCGCGGCGACGACGTCAACAAGGAAGGCCGCACGGTCAGTGCCGACCTGCCGCGCACCGATTTCGTGCACTGGCTGATGGCCGACATCCCGGCCGAATGCGGCGAGCTGGGAAACGGTTCGTGCAGCGACGGCGTCACCCCGCGCGGCAAGCGCACGCCCGCCGGCCCGCCCGGCAGCGTCCAGGGCGCGAACGACTACGGCGGCTGGTTCGCCTCCGATCCGGACATGGCCGGCACCTACCTTGGCTACGATGGCCCATGCCCGCCCTGGAACGACGCGCGCGTGCACCGCTACCGCTTCGAACTGCATGCGCTGGACATTCCGGGCCTTGGCCTGTCTCCGGGCTTCGGCGTCGGGCAGCTGCGCCAGGCGATAGACGGCCACGTGCTCGCCCGCGCCGGGCTGACCGGCACTTACGCGATCAACCCGCACGCGAAGTGA
- a CDS encoding manganese catalase family protein yields the protein MFAHNKRLQYTVRVSECNPALANLMLEQFGGPQGELAAAMRYFTQALAEDDPGRKDMLLDIATEELSHLEVIGTIVGMLNKGAKGKLAEGAQEQAQAFRELQGAGNDSHVTQVLYGGGPALTNSGGQLWTAGYIDSIGEPTADLRSNIAAEARAKIIYERLINVTADAGVRDALGFLMTREIAHQQSFEKALYAIEPNFPPGKLPGKEEFANVYVNTSQGEGDMRGPWNSDDNFQFVSDREKMLAMDGGSGMPEVAMTDQQRSVLMEMAKRTRSDPSINPETGAELGRSGGQPRGTRH from the coding sequence ATGTTCGCTCACAACAAACGGCTGCAGTACACGGTGCGGGTCTCCGAATGCAATCCCGCGCTGGCCAATCTCATGCTCGAACAGTTCGGCGGACCGCAGGGCGAACTCGCCGCCGCGATGCGCTACTTCACCCAGGCGCTGGCCGAGGACGATCCCGGGCGCAAGGACATGCTGCTGGACATCGCCACCGAGGAACTGAGCCACCTGGAGGTGATCGGCACCATCGTCGGCATGCTCAACAAGGGTGCCAAGGGCAAGCTCGCCGAAGGTGCCCAGGAACAGGCGCAGGCGTTTCGCGAGCTGCAGGGCGCCGGCAACGACTCGCACGTGACCCAGGTGCTCTACGGCGGCGGACCGGCGTTGACCAATTCCGGTGGCCAGTTGTGGACCGCCGGCTACATCGATTCGATCGGCGAGCCCACGGCCGACCTGCGCTCGAACATCGCCGCCGAGGCTCGCGCCAAGATCATCTACGAGCGGCTGATCAACGTGACCGCCGATGCCGGCGTGCGCGACGCGCTGGGCTTCCTGATGACCCGCGAGATCGCCCACCAGCAGTCGTTCGAGAAGGCGTTGTACGCGATCGAGCCCAACTTCCCGCCGGGCAAGCTGCCGGGCAAGGAGGAGTTCGCCAACGTCTACGTCAACACCTCCCAGGGCGAGGGTGACATGCGCGGTCCGTGGAACAGCGACGACAACTTCCAGTTCGTCAGCGACCGCGAAAAGATGCTGGCGATGGATGGCGGCAGCGGCATGCCGGAAGTGGCAATGACCGACCAGCAGCGTTCGGTGCTGATGGAGATGGCCAAGCGCACGCGCTCGGATCCCTCGATCAATCCGGAAACCGGTGCCGAGCTGGGCCGCAGCGGCGGCCAGCCGCGAGGCACACGCCACTAG
- a CDS encoding YheT family hydrolase, whose translation MSELPRGKDFRPPWPLTSGHLQTMLSSSGVRRLLLPKSAREVLEGAEPVLVDGGEGVRLTGAFTAQRTGGASRGLAVLFHGWEGSVDSTYVLQTGSRLLRDGWDVFRLNFRDHGASHHLNEALFHSCRIDEVANALGDIVRRWPRPVTALAGFSLGGNFALRAALRAPAAGIALDYALAVCPIIDPGEGLFSLEESAPWFYQAYFMRKWRQSLKAKQQAFPQRQYFELAELKQSLRGLTEALVLRHTDFDSLQAYLDGYSVARDALAGLAIPATILTARDDPVIPVRAFEQLQLPPNIELDIAEHGGHCGFIRGADMVSFTDEYIAARFNALLA comes from the coding sequence ATGAGCGAGCTGCCCCGCGGAAAGGATTTCCGTCCCCCCTGGCCGCTGACCAGCGGCCATCTGCAGACCATGCTTTCCTCCAGTGGCGTGCGTCGGTTGCTGCTGCCCAAGAGTGCGCGCGAGGTGCTCGAGGGCGCTGAGCCGGTGCTGGTCGATGGCGGCGAGGGCGTGCGCCTGACCGGCGCGTTCACCGCGCAACGCACCGGTGGTGCCTCGCGCGGCCTGGCGGTGCTGTTCCACGGCTGGGAAGGCAGTGTCGATTCGACTTACGTGCTGCAGACCGGCAGCCGCCTGCTGCGCGACGGCTGGGACGTGTTCCGGCTCAACTTCCGCGACCATGGCGCGAGCCACCACCTCAACGAGGCGCTGTTCCATTCCTGCCGCATCGACGAGGTGGCCAACGCGCTCGGCGACATCGTGCGCCGCTGGCCGCGGCCGGTGACCGCGCTGGCCGGCTTTTCGCTGGGCGGCAATTTCGCCCTGCGGGCGGCGCTGCGCGCGCCGGCGGCAGGGATCGCGCTGGACTACGCGCTGGCGGTGTGCCCGATCATCGATCCCGGCGAAGGCCTGTTCTCGCTGGAAGAAAGCGCGCCCTGGTTCTACCAGGCGTACTTCATGCGCAAGTGGCGGCAGTCGCTGAAAGCCAAGCAGCAGGCCTTTCCGCAGCGCCAGTACTTCGAGCTGGCCGAGCTCAAGCAGAGCCTGCGCGGGCTGACCGAGGCGCTGGTACTGCGGCACACCGACTTCGATTCGCTGCAGGCTTACCTGGACGGCTATTCGGTAGCGCGCGACGCGCTCGCCGGCCTGGCCATCCCGGCAACCATCCTTACCGCGCGCGACGACCCGGTGATTCCGGTCCGGGCCTTCGAGCAACTGCAGCTGCCGCCGAACATCGAGCTCGACATCGCCGAACACGGCGGCCATTGCGGCTTCATTCGCGGCGCCGACATGGTGAGCTTCACCGACGAGTACATCGCCGCGCGGTTCAACGCGTTGCTGGCGTAA
- a CDS encoding VOC family protein, translating to MSTLPPFHLAFPVTSLAKARAFYGGLLGCPEGRSSEDWVDFDFHGHQIVAHLAPEEARAVAAHEVDGDAVPVRHFGLVLAMDAWQSLADRLRAAGTRFVVEPHIRFRGQPGEQATMFLLDPCGNALEFKAFADPARLFAK from the coding sequence ATGTCCACGCTCCCGCCCTTCCACCTCGCCTTCCCGGTCACCTCGCTGGCCAAGGCGCGCGCCTTCTACGGCGGGCTGCTCGGTTGCCCCGAGGGGCGCTCCAGCGAGGACTGGGTCGATTTCGACTTCCACGGCCACCAGATCGTGGCGCACCTTGCTCCGGAAGAAGCTCGCGCGGTCGCCGCGCACGAGGTCGACGGCGATGCGGTGCCGGTGCGCCACTTCGGGCTGGTGCTGGCGATGGATGCCTGGCAATCGTTGGCCGACCGGCTGCGGGCGGCGGGTACGCGATTCGTCGTCGAGCCGCACATCCGCTTCCGTGGCCAGCCGGGCGAACAGGCGACCATGTTCCTGCTCGACCCGTGCGGCAACGCCCTGGAGTTCAAGGCCTTCGCCGATCCGGCGCGTCTGTTCGCGAAATAA
- a CDS encoding ZIP family metal transporter, with amino-acid sequence MTPILAACLGGVAGAAATALGTVPALFARKIDQRTQDTMFGFGAGVMLAASAFSLALPGIQEAQRQGEGPWAAGALVGVAILIGAAALVLLERVLPHEHFIKGPEGHPSLRLKRAWLFVFAICLHNLPEGLAIGVGFGPGVAHGVALATGIAIQDLPEGLVVAIALMAAGYRRRWAVSVGMASGLIEPVGALVGAGVVIDYPMLLPVGLGFAAGAMLFVVSHEIIPESHRQGHEHFATGGLMVGFVLMMLLDTAFG; translated from the coding sequence ATGACGCCGATCCTCGCGGCCTGCCTGGGTGGCGTCGCGGGCGCGGCCGCCACCGCACTGGGCACGGTGCCTGCGCTGTTCGCGAGGAAAATCGATCAGCGCACGCAGGACACCATGTTCGGTTTCGGCGCGGGCGTGATGCTGGCGGCCAGCGCCTTCTCGCTGGCCCTACCGGGGATCCAGGAGGCCCAGCGCCAGGGCGAAGGCCCATGGGCGGCGGGCGCGCTGGTCGGCGTGGCGATCCTCATCGGCGCGGCCGCGCTGGTGCTGCTCGAACGCGTGTTGCCCCACGAGCATTTCATCAAGGGACCGGAAGGGCATCCGTCGCTGCGGCTCAAGCGCGCCTGGCTGTTCGTGTTCGCCATCTGCCTGCACAACCTACCCGAAGGGCTGGCGATCGGCGTGGGCTTCGGGCCGGGTGTGGCGCACGGTGTGGCGCTGGCCACCGGCATCGCCATCCAGGATCTGCCCGAGGGATTGGTGGTGGCGATCGCGCTGATGGCCGCGGGCTACCGCCGGCGCTGGGCGGTATCGGTGGGGATGGCATCGGGCCTGATCGAACCGGTCGGCGCCCTGGTCGGCGCCGGCGTCGTGATCGACTACCCGATGCTGTTGCCCGTCGGGCTGGGCTTCGCGGCCGGGGCGATGTTGTTCGTGGTCAGCCACGAAATCATCCCCGAATCGCACCGGCAGGGACACGAGCACTTCGCCACCGGCGGGCTGATGGTCGGCTTCGTGTTGATGATGCTGCTCGATACCGCCTTCGGCTGA
- the phhA gene encoding phenylalanine 4-monooxygenase codes for METATPRKVEHQQTDRGYVPVYATGVVEQPWSSYTRTDHEVWDTLFARQCEMLPGRACQEFLDGVAKFGLGAGGIPKFADINQVLSKATGWELVAVEGLLPDEVFFDHLANRRFPVSWWIRKPDQLDYLSEPDLFHDLFGHVPLLLNPVFADYMQAYGRGGMKAHAIGPEALMNLTRLYWYTVEFGLINTREGMRIYGAGIVSSKGESVYSLDSDAPNRIGFDLERVMSTRYRIDTYQQTYFVIDSFEQLFEATSPDFTPIYARLRENAPHAAADVLDDTDRVFHYGSHEGFATNADT; via the coding sequence ATGGAAACCGCCACGCCCCGCAAGGTCGAACACCAGCAGACCGACCGCGGTTACGTACCGGTCTACGCCACCGGCGTGGTGGAGCAACCCTGGTCGAGCTATACCCGCACGGACCACGAGGTGTGGGACACGCTGTTCGCGCGCCAGTGCGAAATGCTGCCGGGGCGTGCCTGCCAGGAGTTCCTCGACGGCGTGGCCAAGTTCGGCCTTGGCGCCGGCGGCATTCCGAAGTTCGCCGACATCAACCAGGTACTTTCCAAAGCCACCGGCTGGGAGCTGGTCGCGGTCGAGGGATTGCTGCCGGATGAGGTGTTCTTCGATCACCTGGCCAACCGTCGCTTTCCCGTGAGCTGGTGGATCCGCAAGCCCGACCAGCTGGACTACCTGTCCGAGCCGGACCTGTTCCATGACCTGTTCGGCCACGTGCCGCTGCTGCTCAACCCGGTGTTCGCCGACTACATGCAGGCCTACGGCCGTGGCGGCATGAAGGCGCACGCGATCGGGCCCGAGGCGCTGATGAACCTCACGCGGTTGTACTGGTACACGGTGGAGTTCGGGCTGATCAACACGCGCGAGGGGATGCGCATCTACGGCGCGGGCATCGTCAGTTCCAAGGGCGAATCGGTGTACAGCCTGGATTCGGACGCGCCCAACCGGATCGGCTTCGATCTCGAGCGCGTGATGAGCACGCGCTACCGCATCGATACGTACCAGCAGACCTACTTCGTGATCGACAGCTTCGAGCAGCTGTTCGAGGCGACGTCGCCGGACTTCACGCCGATCTACGCGCGCCTGCGCGAGAACGCGCCGCACGCCGCCGCCGACGTGCTGGACGATACCGACCGCGTATTCCACTACGGCAGCCACGAAGGTTTCGCCACCAACGCGGACACCTGA
- a CDS encoding GDSL-type esterase/lipase family protein: MLDQVSPSGGEVAEFIEWQSEIAVFAAIDRLAPPPVDAVLFVGSSSIRLWHTLAADFPDVPTINRGFGGSEIADSVYFAEQLVAPYRPRAIVMYAGGNDLADGKSPEQVRDAFRAFVAQARRWAGEVPFAYLSIKPNLSRRRQLPLIRRANALIRTCADERGVDFLDIHSPMLGADGEADPRWFDDDGLHLNAEGYALWTGVVRDWMAKRRLM, from the coding sequence ATGCTCGACCAGGTTTCTCCTTCCGGCGGCGAGGTCGCCGAGTTCATCGAATGGCAGAGCGAGATCGCGGTGTTCGCGGCGATCGACAGGCTCGCGCCGCCGCCGGTGGACGCGGTGCTGTTCGTGGGCAGCTCATCGATCCGGTTGTGGCATACGCTGGCGGCGGATTTCCCGGACGTGCCCACCATCAATCGCGGCTTCGGCGGGTCGGAAATCGCCGATAGCGTGTACTTCGCCGAACAGCTGGTCGCGCCCTACCGGCCGAGGGCGATCGTGATGTACGCCGGCGGCAACGACCTGGCCGACGGCAAGTCGCCCGAACAGGTGCGCGACGCTTTCCGCGCCTTCGTCGCGCAGGCGCGCCGCTGGGCAGGCGAGGTGCCGTTCGCCTATCTGTCGATCAAACCCAATCTTTCGCGGCGCAGGCAGCTGCCGCTGATCCGCCGGGCCAACGCATTGATCCGCACCTGTGCGGACGAACGCGGGGTGGATTTCCTGGACATCCACTCGCCGATGCTCGGCGCCGACGGCGAGGCCGATCCGCGCTGGTTCGACGACGACGGGCTGCACCTCAATGCCGAGGGCTACGCACTGTGGACCGGCGTGGTGCGCGACTGGATGGCAAAGCGTCGACTGATGTAG
- a CDS encoding AAA family ATPase, giving the protein MSELDDLATLVRAATPLLVIETVDEQRVIECFRHVIAQSLRPLWRWTLTDGLGRLDFVQPTGEAVAPDASATLEAIRAADERGVYLLFDFHPFLRYAMSLRQMREIVQRHRSATHTLVLVGARIELPEELEALATRVPLALPDLKELAAILRGEAAAWQREQGRRLEVDGDAARTMVRNLVGLSGPDARRIVRKLIYNDGALGTADLPELMRSKFDLLNRSGLLHYEYATASFADVAGVARLNAWVQRRRAVFLDPQPALDPPRGVLLLGVQGCGKSLAAKATAGGFGVPLVRLDFGTLYDKYQGETEKNLREALASVELLAPCVLWIDEIEKGLASGGGEDGGVSRRVLGYLLTWMAERKAKVFVVATANAVDQLPAELLRKGRFDEIFFVDLPTPAARAAVFALHLERRKLDPAGFDLPALAAASDGFSGAEIEQAIVSALYDTAGSGAPPDQAALCRALEQTRPLSVLMREQVQALRDWARERCVPAD; this is encoded by the coding sequence ATGAGCGAACTGGACGACCTGGCCACCCTGGTCCGCGCGGCCACGCCGTTGCTGGTGATCGAGACGGTGGACGAGCAGCGCGTGATCGAGTGCTTCCGCCACGTCATCGCGCAGTCGCTGCGTCCGTTGTGGCGCTGGACGCTGACCGACGGCCTGGGTCGCCTGGATTTCGTCCAGCCCACCGGCGAGGCCGTTGCGCCGGACGCCAGCGCCACGCTGGAGGCGATCCGCGCCGCCGACGAACGCGGCGTCTACCTGCTGTTCGATTTCCATCCGTTCCTGCGCTACGCGATGAGCCTGCGCCAGATGCGCGAGATCGTGCAGCGCCACCGGAGCGCGACGCACACGCTGGTGCTGGTCGGCGCCAGGATCGAGCTGCCCGAAGAACTCGAAGCGCTCGCCACGCGCGTGCCGCTGGCGCTGCCGGATCTGAAGGAACTGGCCGCCATCCTGCGCGGCGAGGCCGCCGCCTGGCAGCGCGAGCAGGGGCGCCGGCTGGAGGTCGACGGCGACGCGGCGCGCACGATGGTGCGCAACCTGGTCGGCCTGTCCGGCCCCGACGCGCGACGCATCGTGCGCAAGCTGATCTACAACGACGGCGCGCTCGGCACCGCCGACCTGCCGGAGCTGATGCGCTCGAAGTTCGACCTGCTCAACCGATCCGGCCTGCTGCACTACGAATACGCCACCGCGAGCTTCGCCGACGTCGCCGGCGTGGCGCGGCTCAACGCCTGGGTGCAGCGTCGGCGCGCGGTATTCCTCGATCCCCAGCCGGCGCTCGATCCGCCCAGGGGCGTGCTGCTTCTGGGCGTGCAGGGCTGCGGCAAGAGCCTGGCGGCGAAGGCCACCGCCGGTGGGTTCGGCGTGCCGCTGGTGCGGCTGGATTTCGGCACGCTGTACGACAAGTACCAGGGCGAGACCGAGAAGAACCTGCGCGAGGCGCTGGCCAGCGTGGAACTGCTCGCGCCCTGCGTGCTGTGGATCGACGAGATCGAGAAAGGCCTGGCCAGCGGTGGCGGCGAAGACGGCGGCGTGTCGCGCCGCGTACTCGGTTACCTGCTGACCTGGATGGCCGAACGCAAGGCCAAGGTGTTCGTGGTCGCCACCGCCAATGCGGTCGACCAGCTGCCGGCCGAACTGCTGCGCAAGGGTCGCTTCGACGAGATCTTCTTCGTCGACCTGCCCACGCCGGCCGCGCGCGCGGCGGTGTTCGCGCTGCATCTCGAACGGCGCAAGCTCGATCCGGCGGGCTTCGACCTGCCGGCCCTTGCCGCCGCGAGCGACGGCTTCTCCGGCGCCGAGATCGAACAGGCCATCGTCAGCGCTCTCTACGACACTGCCGGCAGCGGCGCACCGCCGGACCAGGCCGCGCTGTGCCGAGCGCTGGAGCAGACCCGTCCGCTGTCGGTGCTCATGCGCGAGCAGGTGCAGGCGCTGCGCGACTGGGCTCGCGAACGCTGCGTGCCGGCCGACTGA
- a CDS encoding Lrp/AsnC family transcriptional regulator, translating to MSKLDRTDLRLLAVLQGEGRITNAELAERVSLSASACLRRLQRLEADGIVTGYAAQIDPQSVGLGLQAFVRVQLARHEAGAIDRFVEKVEGWEEVVACHALTGDMDYLLHVYVADLPHFSRFLLDRLLNDAGVADANSSFVLRTVKRSPSLPLGQLEP from the coding sequence ATGTCCAAGCTCGATCGCACCGACCTGCGCCTGCTCGCCGTGCTGCAGGGGGAAGGGCGCATCACCAACGCGGAGCTGGCCGAACGGGTCAGCCTGTCGGCCTCGGCCTGCCTGCGGCGGCTGCAGCGGCTGGAAGCCGATGGCATCGTCACCGGCTACGCCGCGCAGATCGACCCGCAGTCAGTCGGCCTGGGCCTGCAGGCGTTCGTGCGCGTACAGCTGGCGCGGCATGAGGCGGGCGCAATCGACCGCTTCGTGGAGAAGGTGGAAGGCTGGGAGGAAGTCGTCGCGTGCCACGCATTGACCGGCGACATGGACTACCTGCTCCACGTGTACGTGGCCGACCTGCCGCACTTCTCGCGCTTCCTGCTCGACCGGCTGCTCAACGACGCGGGCGTGGCCGACGCCAATTCGAGCTTCGTGCTGCGCACCGTCAAGCGCTCGCCCTCGTTGCCGCTGGGGCAGTTGGAACCATGA